In Microbacterium foliorum, the following proteins share a genomic window:
- a CDS encoding endonuclease domain-containing protein, which translates to MPTPLALVQLHGGITRGSRFASFGCTRKDLSIAVRRGELIRIRAGVFAAPECASNVRTAALHGGALTCSGALRLHGVWVLDDEEHPHVWLGQAGRTHPHHDCLCVEHYRAGRMHLGLAPVEAALVHSYGCHGDEFFFAAFESAWAQRLIGAAARRRIRAALPARARWLVDVARHDADSGLESIVRLRLHLLGIQVSTQVVIDGVGRVDFVLEGRVILEADGKGNHDGHSERHRDLRREAEASRLGYETLRFDYAMIIHDWEVVAGAITSALARGRS; encoded by the coding sequence ATGCCCACGCCACTCGCCCTCGTCCAACTGCACGGCGGAATCACCCGCGGATCACGATTCGCCTCGTTCGGGTGCACGCGCAAGGACCTCTCGATCGCGGTGCGTCGCGGTGAACTGATCCGCATCCGCGCCGGAGTGTTCGCCGCGCCGGAGTGCGCGTCGAATGTGCGCACAGCGGCCCTCCATGGGGGCGCACTGACATGTTCCGGTGCGCTCCGACTGCACGGCGTCTGGGTGCTCGACGACGAGGAGCACCCCCACGTGTGGCTGGGTCAGGCGGGGCGCACGCACCCTCACCACGATTGCCTCTGCGTCGAGCACTACCGCGCAGGACGGATGCATCTGGGGCTGGCTCCGGTCGAGGCGGCGCTGGTGCATTCGTACGGATGCCATGGCGACGAGTTCTTCTTCGCCGCCTTCGAGTCCGCATGGGCGCAACGCCTGATCGGAGCAGCCGCACGGCGTCGCATCCGCGCTGCACTCCCCGCGCGCGCCCGATGGCTCGTCGACGTCGCCCGCCACGATGCAGACAGCGGGCTCGAGTCGATCGTCAGGCTGCGGCTGCATCTCCTGGGCATCCAGGTCTCGACGCAGGTCGTCATCGACGGGGTAGGTCGGGTCGACTTCGTGCTTGAGGGGCGCGTCATCCTCGAGGCGGACGGCAAGGGCAATCACGATGGCCACTCGGAGCGTCACCGGGACCTGAGACGGGAAGCCGAGGCATCCCGTCTGGGGTACGAGACGCTCCGCTTCGACTACGCCATGATCATCCATGACTGGGAGGTCGTGGCCGGCGCCATCACGAGCGCACTGGCGCGTGGACGTTCCTGA
- the groES gene encoding co-chaperone GroES, which yields MSVSIKPLEDRIVIKQVEAEQTTASGLVIPDTAKEKPQEGEVVAVGPGRIDDNGNRVPLDVAVGDRVLYSKYGGTEVKFGADEYLVLSARDVLAVVVR from the coding sequence GTGTCGGTTTCCATCAAGCCGCTCGAGGATCGCATCGTCATCAAGCAGGTCGAGGCAGAGCAGACCACCGCGAGTGGCCTGGTCATCCCCGACACCGCCAAGGAGAAGCCCCAGGAGGGCGAGGTCGTGGCCGTGGGCCCCGGCCGCATCGATGACAACGGCAACCGCGTTCCGCTCGACGTCGCCGTGGGCGACCGTGTGCTCTACAGCAAGTACGGCGGCACCGAGGTGAAGTTCGGCGCAGACGAGTATCTCGTCCTGTCGGCTCGCGACGTGCTCGCAGTCGTCGTCCGCTGA
- the tsaE gene encoding tRNA (adenosine(37)-N6)-threonylcarbamoyltransferase complex ATPase subunit type 1 TsaE: protein MSVDPAFLGRREIETSDAMEQLGFRIGEQLEAGDLLILTGPLGAGKTTFTRGLAEGLGVRGPVQSPTFVIARTHPSLVGRAPLVHVDAYRLGSGAELDDLDLDLARSVVVIEWGRGMAEDLTETWWDIELERPVGGDDDLDPSELDADAPRHVTITRGGRSAITG from the coding sequence ATGAGCGTCGACCCGGCCTTCCTCGGACGCCGCGAGATCGAGACGTCGGATGCCATGGAGCAGCTCGGCTTCCGCATCGGCGAGCAACTCGAAGCCGGAGATCTGCTGATCCTCACCGGGCCCCTCGGCGCGGGGAAGACGACGTTCACGCGAGGGCTCGCTGAGGGGCTCGGAGTGCGCGGGCCCGTGCAGAGCCCCACGTTCGTGATCGCGCGCACTCACCCCTCGCTCGTCGGACGCGCCCCGCTGGTGCACGTCGACGCCTACCGTCTCGGCTCGGGCGCCGAACTCGACGACCTCGATCTCGACCTCGCGCGATCGGTCGTCGTGATCGAGTGGGGACGCGGAATGGCCGAAGACCTGACCGAGACCTGGTGGGACATCGAGCTCGAGCGTCCGGTCGGGGGCGACGACGATCTCGACCCGTCCGAGCTCGACGCGGATGCCCCGCGGCACGTGACGATCACGCGCGGCGGGCGCTCAGCGATCACCGGCTGA
- a CDS encoding class I SAM-dependent methyltransferase, whose protein sequence is MEISELRALLTPEGLQALDQLGPVEQVADVARIVSRLRAAGHSPELVSAVVGQARLRAKAKGKFGDFASRMLFTRAGLEQATRLGVAARHAQRLRRAGITRVSDLGCGIGGDSLAFAGAGLDVIAVDADEVTAAIAAYNLAPFGDSAVVTHGTAEAHVPVDNDETQAIWMDPARRTAGHSETRRVSSGDYSPPLDWAFDVASRISTGIKLGPGHDRDSLPVDAEAQWVSAEGSVVELVLWTRALARDGIRRSALVIRGERSHELTAGADAEDAPVRGLGAFLHEPDGAVIRARLIGDVARSLDAGMLDERIAYLSSDTALTSPFVQSFRVRETMPANPKAINAVLKANDVGSLEIKKRGMDIDPAAFRKKLTLRGDRAATLILTRVGDQRRAILVDRVPAPE, encoded by the coding sequence GTGGAGATCTCCGAGCTGCGCGCCCTGCTCACCCCCGAAGGCCTGCAGGCGCTCGACCAACTCGGCCCTGTCGAACAGGTCGCCGATGTCGCCCGCATCGTCTCTCGGCTGCGCGCCGCCGGGCACTCCCCCGAACTGGTCTCGGCTGTGGTCGGCCAGGCGCGTCTGCGGGCCAAGGCGAAGGGCAAGTTCGGCGACTTCGCATCGCGGATGCTGTTCACCCGCGCCGGGCTCGAGCAGGCCACCCGGCTGGGCGTCGCCGCGCGGCATGCGCAGCGACTGCGCCGGGCAGGGATCACCCGCGTATCCGATCTCGGCTGCGGCATCGGCGGCGACTCGCTCGCCTTCGCCGGCGCCGGACTCGACGTGATCGCCGTCGATGCCGACGAGGTGACCGCGGCGATCGCCGCCTACAACCTCGCACCCTTCGGCGACAGCGCGGTCGTGACGCACGGCACCGCCGAAGCCCACGTGCCGGTCGACAACGACGAGACACAGGCGATCTGGATGGACCCGGCCCGTCGCACCGCGGGCCACAGCGAGACGCGGCGCGTGTCGTCCGGTGACTACTCTCCCCCACTCGACTGGGCATTCGACGTGGCGTCCCGCATTTCGACCGGCATCAAGCTCGGCCCGGGCCACGACCGGGATTCTCTTCCTGTCGACGCCGAGGCGCAGTGGGTGAGCGCAGAGGGCAGCGTCGTCGAGCTGGTGCTGTGGACGAGAGCGCTGGCTCGCGACGGCATCCGCCGGTCCGCTCTCGTGATCCGCGGCGAGCGCTCGCACGAGCTCACCGCGGGAGCGGATGCGGAGGATGCACCCGTGCGTGGTCTCGGCGCCTTCCTGCACGAGCCGGACGGCGCGGTGATCCGGGCGCGTCTGATCGGCGACGTCGCACGCAGTCTCGACGCGGGGATGCTCGATGAGCGCATCGCCTACCTCAGCTCCGACACGGCGCTCACGAGTCCGTTCGTGCAGTCGTTCCGGGTACGCGAGACGATGCCCGCCAATCCCAAGGCGATCAACGCCGTGCTCAAGGCGAACGATGTCGGCTCGCTCGAGATCAAGAAGCGCGGCATGGACATCGACCCCGCAGCCTTCCGCAAGAAGCTGACGCTGCGGGGCGATCGGGCGGCGACGCTCATCCTCACCCGCGTGGGCGATCAGCGCCGCGCGATCCTCGTCGATCGGGTGCCAGCACCCGAGTAG
- the rimI gene encoding ribosomal protein S18-alanine N-acetyltransferase — MTLRAATPDDLDAIMAIEHRSFPTDAWSPQAMALELASPHGRYLVDEHDGVIIGYGGVRALQGSRDADIQTIALDAEHRGAGRGRALLRSLLAAAAERGAREVFLEVRADNPGAEGLYLSEGFEEIGRRPRYYQPDDVDAIVMRLVLQHPRSSHPDESTVDAAKEATA, encoded by the coding sequence ATGACTCTGCGCGCAGCGACGCCCGACGACCTCGACGCCATCATGGCCATAGAGCATCGTTCGTTCCCGACCGACGCATGGAGCCCTCAGGCCATGGCGCTGGAGCTCGCGAGCCCGCACGGCCGCTATCTGGTCGACGAGCATGACGGTGTCATCATCGGCTACGGGGGAGTGCGCGCTCTGCAGGGGTCGCGCGATGCCGACATCCAGACCATCGCCCTCGATGCAGAGCACAGGGGTGCCGGTCGCGGTCGTGCGTTGCTGCGGTCGCTTCTCGCTGCCGCGGCCGAACGCGGAGCCCGAGAAGTCTTCCTCGAGGTGCGCGCCGACAACCCGGGCGCAGAGGGTCTGTACCTCTCCGAGGGGTTCGAGGAGATCGGCCGGCGCCCTCGCTACTACCAGCCCGACGATGTCGATGCGATCGTGATGCGCCTCGTGCTGCAGCATCCGCGTTCCTCGCATCCTGACGAATCCACTGTGGATGCCGCGAAGGAGGCCACCGCATGA
- a CDS encoding holo-ACP synthase translates to MIIGTGIDLVDIPRFERTMERTPRLLERLFAPGERALRLPSLAARYAAKEALIKTLGGSDGVHWIEIEIASEASGRPHFVLSGSTADVVAERGITRLHLTLTHDAGLAAAFVVAEGEPL, encoded by the coding sequence GTGATCATCGGGACCGGCATCGACCTCGTGGACATCCCGCGGTTCGAGCGCACGATGGAGCGCACGCCGCGGCTGCTGGAGCGGCTGTTCGCGCCGGGGGAGCGGGCGCTGCGCCTTCCCTCCCTGGCCGCGAGGTATGCCGCGAAGGAAGCCCTGATCAAGACCCTCGGCGGCTCCGACGGGGTGCACTGGATCGAGATCGAGATCGCCTCCGAGGCGTCGGGTCGCCCGCACTTCGTGCTCTCGGGGTCGACCGCCGACGTCGTCGCCGAGCGCGGCATCACCCGACTGCACCTGACCCTCACCCACGATGCAGGCCTCGCCGCCGCATTCGTGGTGGCAGAAGGAGAGCCCCTGTGA
- the glmS gene encoding glutamine--fructose-6-phosphate transaminase (isomerizing), which yields MCGIVGYVGPRPSQDILLAGLARLEYRGYDSAGVAVIDGDGSLGMRKKAGKLAMLRDSLKDAALADGNTGIGHTRWATHGGPTDENAHPHLADDDKLAVIHNGIIENFASLRDELLADGVAFRSETDTEVAAALLGREYRNNGGDLQGAFRAVVNRLEGAFTLLAMHQDHPGLVVGARRNSPLVIGLGEGENFLGSDVAAFIEHTRKALAIGQDQIVSITPDAVAVTDFSGTPVEAEPFDVSWDAAAAEKGGWSSFMAKEVAEQPEAVANTIRGRIQGDQVVIPELDGLDELFLGINRIIITACGTAAYSALVGKYAIEQWARIPVDVELAHEFRYRDPVIGDDTLVISISQSGETMDTLMAVKYARERGARTLSICNTQGATIPRESDAVVYTHAGPEVAVASTKAFSAQITALLLLGLHMGRVRGSVQDASVDVAELTALPEKIAKVLESEQEHVTQLAGWMADTRSVLFLGRHVGFPIALEGALKLKEISYIHAEGFAAGELKHGPIALIEPGQPVFVLVPSPRHSAVVHSKVVSNIQEIRARGARVIVVAEEGDAAVLPFADEVIRIPLAGAMFEPLLAVVPLQIFAMALATAKGLDVDQPRNLAKSVTVE from the coding sequence ATGTGTGGAATCGTCGGATACGTGGGCCCGCGCCCCAGCCAGGACATCCTGCTCGCAGGGCTTGCCCGTCTCGAGTACCGCGGCTATGACTCGGCAGGCGTCGCGGTCATCGACGGCGACGGCTCGCTGGGCATGCGCAAGAAGGCGGGAAAGCTCGCCATGCTGCGCGACTCGCTCAAGGATGCGGCCCTCGCCGACGGCAACACGGGCATCGGGCACACCCGCTGGGCCACTCACGGTGGCCCCACCGACGAGAACGCGCACCCGCATCTCGCCGATGACGACAAGCTCGCCGTGATCCACAACGGCATCATCGAGAACTTCGCCTCGCTGCGCGACGAACTGCTCGCCGACGGTGTGGCATTCCGCAGCGAGACCGACACCGAGGTCGCGGCCGCGCTGCTCGGTCGTGAGTACCGCAACAACGGCGGCGACCTGCAGGGGGCGTTCCGCGCCGTGGTCAACCGCCTCGAGGGCGCGTTCACCCTGCTCGCGATGCACCAGGACCACCCGGGCCTCGTCGTCGGCGCACGACGCAACTCGCCTCTGGTGATCGGCCTCGGCGAGGGCGAGAACTTCCTCGGGTCCGACGTCGCCGCGTTCATCGAGCACACCCGCAAGGCGCTCGCGATCGGCCAGGACCAGATCGTCTCGATCACCCCGGATGCCGTCGCGGTCACCGACTTCTCCGGCACGCCGGTCGAAGCCGAGCCGTTCGACGTGTCGTGGGATGCCGCCGCTGCGGAGAAGGGCGGATGGTCCAGCTTCATGGCCAAGGAGGTCGCCGAGCAGCCCGAGGCGGTCGCCAACACGATCCGCGGTCGCATCCAGGGCGATCAGGTCGTCATCCCCGAGCTCGACGGCCTCGACGAGCTGTTCCTCGGCATCAACCGCATCATCATCACCGCGTGCGGCACGGCCGCCTACTCGGCGCTCGTCGGCAAGTATGCGATCGAGCAGTGGGCGCGGATACCCGTCGATGTCGAGCTGGCGCACGAGTTCCGCTACCGCGACCCGGTGATCGGCGATGACACCCTCGTCATCTCGATCAGCCAGTCCGGCGAGACCATGGACACGCTGATGGCGGTCAAGTACGCGAGAGAGCGTGGAGCACGCACTCTTTCGATCTGCAACACGCAGGGCGCCACCATCCCGCGTGAGTCCGATGCCGTGGTCTACACGCACGCCGGCCCCGAGGTCGCGGTCGCGTCGACCAAGGCGTTCTCGGCGCAGATCACCGCTCTGCTGCTGCTCGGTCTGCACATGGGGCGCGTGCGCGGATCGGTGCAGGATGCATCCGTCGACGTCGCCGAGCTCACTGCCCTCCCCGAGAAGATCGCCAAGGTCCTCGAGAGCGAGCAGGAGCACGTCACTCAGCTCGCCGGCTGGATGGCCGACACCCGCTCGGTGCTCTTCCTCGGTCGCCACGTCGGCTTCCCGATCGCGCTCGAGGGCGCGCTCAAGCTCAAGGAGATCTCGTACATCCATGCAGAGGGCTTCGCCGCCGGCGAGCTCAAGCACGGTCCGATCGCCCTGATCGAGCCCGGGCAGCCGGTCTTCGTCCTGGTGCCGTCGCCCCGTCACTCGGCCGTGGTCCACTCCAAGGTCGTCTCCAACATCCAGGAGATCCGTGCCCGCGGTGCCCGCGTGATCGTCGTGGCCGAAGAAGGAGACGCGGCGGTCCTGCCGTTCGCCGACGAGGTCATCCGCATCCCGCTCGCCGGAGCGATGTTCGAGCCGCTGCTCGCGGTCGTCCCGCTGCAGATCTTCGCCATGGCCCTCGCCACGGCCAAGGGCCTCGACGTCGACCAGCCGCGCAACCTCGCCAAGTCCGTCACCGTCGAGTAG
- the alr gene encoding alanine racemase — protein sequence MTVPFREARIELDAISDNVRHFRLLTGVQVIAVVKANAYGHGAAAVAVAALAGGATRLGVAEIPEALELRRQGITAPIVAWLHAPGERFDQAAAHDIEVGISSFDQLEAAGAVASVDRPVGVHLKFETGLSRNGIAPADWRRVLAEAARLERIGRLRIIGLFSHLSNTSPQDDREALAKFEEAVAAAASFGIHPEIRHIAATAAAIDLPEMRLDAVRIGIGIYGLSPFGDRSSAELGLRPAMTLRGAIAAVRRVPAGAGVSYGYDHRTSRDTTLVLVPLGYADGVPRHASGRLPVSIGGRRYTNVGRIAMDQFVVDVGDAPVSIGDEVVLFGDPTLGVPSAAEWANAASTIDYEIVTRIGPRVPRRSA from the coding sequence GTGACCGTTCCGTTCCGCGAGGCCCGCATCGAGCTCGATGCGATCAGCGACAACGTCCGACACTTCCGTCTTCTCACCGGCGTGCAGGTCATTGCCGTGGTCAAGGCGAACGCCTACGGTCACGGCGCCGCAGCCGTGGCCGTCGCGGCCCTCGCCGGCGGTGCGACCCGCCTGGGCGTCGCCGAGATCCCCGAGGCTCTCGAGCTGCGTCGTCAGGGCATCACGGCTCCGATCGTCGCGTGGCTGCACGCGCCGGGTGAGCGGTTCGACCAGGCGGCAGCGCACGACATCGAGGTGGGCATCTCGTCGTTCGACCAGCTAGAGGCCGCCGGTGCCGTCGCCTCGGTCGATCGTCCGGTCGGCGTGCACCTGAAGTTCGAGACGGGTCTCTCGCGCAACGGCATCGCACCGGCGGACTGGCGGCGCGTGCTCGCCGAGGCTGCGCGTCTCGAACGCATCGGACGGCTGCGCATCATCGGGCTCTTCAGCCACCTCTCGAACACTTCGCCTCAGGACGACCGCGAGGCCCTGGCGAAGTTCGAGGAGGCGGTCGCCGCGGCGGCCTCGTTCGGCATCCACCCCGAGATCCGGCATATCGCAGCGACCGCGGCCGCGATCGACCTGCCGGAGATGCGACTGGATGCCGTGCGCATCGGCATCGGCATCTACGGCCTCTCGCCTTTCGGCGACCGCTCCTCGGCAGAGCTCGGGCTTCGCCCTGCCATGACCTTGCGCGGTGCGATCGCCGCCGTCCGCCGCGTGCCGGCGGGAGCCGGGGTGTCGTACGGATACGACCACCGCACCTCGCGCGACACGACGCTGGTGCTCGTGCCTCTGGGCTACGCCGACGGAGTGCCGCGCCACGCCTCCGGACGCCTGCCGGTGTCGATCGGCGGGCGTCGGTACACCAACGTGGGCCGGATCGCCATGGACCAGTTCGTCGTCGACGTCGGCGATGCCCCGGTGTCGATCGGAGATGAGGTCGTGCTGTTCGGCGACCCGACCCTCGGGGTTCCCTCGGCGGCCGAGTGGGCCAACGCCGCCTCGACCATCGACTACGAGATCGTCACGCGCATCGGCCCGCGCGTGCCCCGGCGGTCGGCATGA
- the tsaD gene encoding tRNA (adenosine(37)-N6)-threonylcarbamoyltransferase complex transferase subunit TsaD: MTEPLVLGIETSCDETGIGIVRGRTLLSNTIASSMDEHARYGGVVPEVAARAHLEALQPSIDVALAEAGVRLDDLDAVAVTSGPGLAGALMVGVGAAKGLAVSLDKPLYAVNHLVGHIAADILTPDSEPLEYPTIALLVSGGHTSLLHVRDLTTDVEMLGETMDDAAGEAFDKVARLLSLPYPGGPEIDRAALDGDPNAIRFPRGLSRASDLAKHRYDFSFSGLKTAVARWIERCEAEGVPVPVADVAASFREAVVDVLVTKALAACADLGVPRLLLGGGVIANRRLREVALARAEKAGVTVRIPPLSLCTDNGAMIAALAAELISSGRRPSTLAFGADSTLPVTEIQVDERVAVM; the protein is encoded by the coding sequence ATGACCGAGCCTCTGGTGCTGGGCATCGAGACGAGCTGCGACGAGACGGGCATCGGGATCGTCCGCGGGCGCACCCTGCTGTCGAACACGATCGCGTCGAGCATGGACGAGCACGCCCGCTACGGCGGTGTCGTGCCCGAGGTCGCCGCCCGGGCCCATCTCGAAGCCCTGCAGCCGTCGATCGATGTCGCGCTGGCCGAGGCCGGGGTGCGGCTCGACGACCTCGACGCCGTCGCCGTGACCAGCGGACCGGGTCTCGCAGGGGCGCTCATGGTCGGCGTCGGCGCCGCGAAGGGTCTCGCCGTGTCGCTCGACAAGCCGCTGTACGCGGTCAATCACCTGGTGGGCCACATCGCCGCCGACATCCTGACCCCCGACTCCGAGCCTCTCGAGTACCCGACGATCGCGCTGCTCGTGTCGGGAGGGCACACGTCGCTGCTGCACGTGCGCGACCTCACGACCGACGTCGAGATGCTGGGCGAGACCATGGACGACGCCGCGGGCGAGGCGTTCGACAAGGTCGCACGTCTGCTGTCGCTGCCGTACCCCGGCGGCCCCGAGATCGATCGGGCCGCACTTGACGGCGACCCGAATGCGATCCGCTTCCCGCGCGGGTTGTCGCGGGCATCCGACCTCGCGAAGCACCGCTACGACTTCTCGTTCTCCGGGCTCAAGACGGCGGTCGCACGCTGGATCGAGCGCTGCGAGGCCGAGGGCGTGCCTGTCCCTGTCGCCGATGTGGCCGCGAGCTTCCGTGAGGCTGTGGTCGACGTGCTGGTGACGAAGGCGCTCGCCGCGTGCGCGGACCTCGGCGTGCCGCGCCTCCTGCTGGGCGGCGGGGTCATCGCCAACCGACGTCTCCGCGAGGTCGCGCTCGCCAGGGCTGAGAAGGCGGGCGTGACCGTGCGCATCCCGCCCCTGTCGCTCTGCACAGACAACGGGGCGATGATCGCCGCGCTCGCCGCGGAGCTGATCTCCTCGGGTCGACGCCCGTCGACGCTCGCGTTCGGAGCCGACTCCACCCTTCCGGTCACCGAGATCCAGGTCGACGAGCGCGTCGCGGTGATGTGA
- a CDS encoding helix-turn-helix transcriptional regulator gives MDPHTALTRPIASERPVTELGEFLRSRRDRVTPDDVGVVSFGGRRVPGLSREELARLAGVSVTYLTRLEQGQSQNASDAVVDSLARALQLDADEHAHLRALARPRSAAARRPRRPEQPHRGASQLLHAMGVPAVLLGRFTDILDWNSAGHLLMAGHVEVDAPSRPAARPNNLRMLFLDPHTRDLYADWQEEAALAVASLRYVAARFVDDRQLAELIGELSLSSPDFAKLWAGHMVKLCTSGSKRFRHPVVGELTLGYEVLHLPEGDGQRILAYSAPAGSAAAAALELLQTR, from the coding sequence ATGGACCCGCACACCGCGCTCACCAGGCCGATCGCCTCAGAACGGCCGGTGACCGAGCTCGGCGAGTTCCTGCGCTCTCGGCGGGATCGCGTCACGCCCGACGACGTCGGAGTGGTGAGCTTCGGTGGGCGCAGGGTTCCGGGCCTCAGCCGCGAAGAGCTCGCGCGACTGGCCGGGGTCTCGGTGACCTACCTGACCCGCTTGGAGCAGGGCCAGTCGCAGAACGCATCCGACGCGGTCGTCGACAGCCTGGCCCGGGCACTGCAGCTCGACGCCGACGAGCATGCGCATCTCCGAGCGCTGGCGCGCCCGAGATCAGCCGCTGCCCGCAGACCCCGGAGGCCCGAGCAGCCGCATCGGGGCGCCTCGCAGCTGTTGCACGCCATGGGAGTTCCGGCTGTGCTGCTGGGGCGTTTCACCGACATCCTCGACTGGAACAGCGCCGGGCACCTTCTGATGGCGGGCCATGTCGAGGTCGACGCGCCGTCGCGGCCGGCAGCCCGACCCAACAACCTCCGGATGCTGTTCCTCGATCCGCACACGCGTGATCTGTACGCCGACTGGCAGGAAGAGGCTGCATTGGCGGTGGCATCGCTGCGATACGTCGCCGCGCGATTCGTCGACGACCGCCAGCTGGCCGAGCTCATCGGCGAGCTGAGCCTGAGCAGCCCGGACTTCGCGAAGCTCTGGGCAGGGCACATGGTCAAGCTCTGCACGAGCGGCAGCAAGCGCTTCCGGCATCCGGTCGTCGGGGAGCTCACGCTCGGCTACGAGGTCCTTCACCTGCCCGAGGGAGACGGCCAGCGCATCCTCGCGTACAGTGCGCCTGCCGGCAGCGCTGCCGCAGCGGCCCTCGAACTGCTCCAGACGCGCTGA
- the tsaB gene encoding tRNA (adenosine(37)-N6)-threonylcarbamoyltransferase complex dimerization subunit type 1 TsaB, protein MILAVDTSLGTAVALIDDDGTRLSDASAADPLGHAEVIGELLVRALDETGSGSIDQVVAGMGPGPFTGLRIGIATARTFAMGRGIPVVPVPSHFAAALTAIEREAITGPFAIVTDARRREVAITVFEGTDADGIPNMVADTVLVARADADEHLDGVRRIDVETLSAVDLARVGARAVVAGRTLAGSEPLYLRQPDVTVPGAPKKVGL, encoded by the coding sequence GTGATCCTCGCCGTCGACACCTCCCTGGGCACCGCCGTCGCCCTCATCGACGACGACGGCACACGTCTGTCCGATGCATCGGCCGCCGACCCTCTCGGTCACGCGGAGGTCATCGGCGAGCTGCTCGTGCGAGCCCTCGACGAGACCGGAAGCGGATCGATCGATCAGGTGGTGGCGGGCATGGGTCCCGGCCCCTTCACCGGCCTCCGCATCGGCATCGCGACCGCGCGCACCTTCGCGATGGGCCGGGGAATCCCGGTCGTTCCCGTGCCCAGCCACTTCGCCGCGGCGCTCACCGCGATCGAGCGAGAAGCCATCACCGGCCCGTTCGCCATCGTCACCGACGCCCGTCGGCGGGAGGTCGCGATCACCGTCTTCGAGGGGACGGATGCCGATGGCATCCCGAACATGGTCGCCGACACGGTGCTGGTCGCGCGGGCCGACGCAGACGAGCACCTCGACGGCGTCCGTCGCATCGATGTCGAGACGCTGTCGGCCGTCGATCTCGCCCGCGTGGGCGCCCGAGCGGTGGTCGCAGGGCGCACGCTCGCGGGGTCTGAGCCGCTCTACCTGCGGCAGCCCGATGTCACCGTGCCCGGAGCGCCGAAGAAGGTGGGGCTATGA